The Zavarzinia compransoris genome has a window encoding:
- a CDS encoding TMEM165/GDT1 family protein, whose translation MEAFLISTGVVAIAEIGDKTQLLAILLASRFRRPWAIVAGIFAATVANHLLAATVGTLVANWLGGETLRWILGLSFIAMGLWALVPDKMDEGGAEAGKAGRFGAFVATLVAFFLVEMGDKTQIATVGLAARFDNLTMVTLGTTLGMMLANVPAVFLGEAATKVVPLKFVRAAAAAIFVAVGVVTLLW comes from the coding sequence ATGGAAGCCTTTCTCATCTCGACCGGCGTTGTCGCCATCGCCGAAATCGGCGACAAGACGCAATTGCTGGCCATTCTCCTGGCCAGCCGGTTCCGCCGGCCCTGGGCCATCGTCGCCGGCATCTTCGCCGCGACGGTCGCCAATCACCTGCTGGCGGCGACCGTCGGCACCCTGGTCGCCAATTGGCTGGGGGGCGAGACGCTGCGCTGGATTCTGGGCCTGTCCTTCATCGCCATGGGGCTTTGGGCGCTGGTCCCCGACAAGATGGACGAAGGCGGGGCCGAGGCCGGCAAGGCCGGCCGCTTCGGCGCTTTCGTCGCCACCCTGGTCGCCTTCTTCCTGGTCGAGATGGGCGACAAGACGCAGATCGCCACCGTCGGCCTGGCGGCCCGCTTCGACAATCTGACCATGGTTACGCTCGGCACCACCCTCGGCATGATGCTGGCCAATGTGCCGGCGGTGTTCCTGGGCGAGGCGGCGACCAAGGTGGTGCCGCTGAAATTCGTCCGGGCTGCCGCCGCCGCGATTTTCGTCGCGGTCGGCGTCGTCACCCTGTTGTGGTGA
- a CDS encoding spinster family MFS transporter produces MSVRSESVARNPASKPDTTEQNPAVADDAAPYPGAGYAWYVVGVLMLAYTISFIDRQILNLLVGPIKRDLGISDTEMSLLAGLAFALFYTFLGLPIGRMVDKRSRRTIIAVGIVVWSLFTAACGLATKFWHLFLARVGVGVGEAALSPAAYSLVADYFPPNRMGTAMGVYNMGIFVGSGLAYIFGGLVIGMVSGTEHMVLPVVGEVFAWQVVFFVVGLPGILVALLMFTVREPIRRGLKAVRQADGTMKAEDVPIGEVIRYIGANASAVLCHNIGFALLALVGYGVATWLPSFFIRVHGWTPAEIGFAFGIVQLTAGVIGVIGGGWLGDVLKARGHADGRLRVGMMAAVLGVPFAVGMPMVEDGNLALALSIGSTLFFTMCFGAAPAAIAEIMPNQMRGQASAVYLFIVNLIGLGLGPTAVALATDFIFMDENMVGYSLALIGGIALPISALVLWLGCGPYRRSLDKVKAYTA; encoded by the coding sequence ATGTCGGTTCGTTCCGAATCCGTTGCGCGCAACCCTGCGTCCAAACCCGATACGACAGAGCAGAATCCGGCGGTTGCCGACGATGCCGCACCCTATCCCGGTGCCGGCTATGCCTGGTATGTGGTCGGCGTCCTGATGCTGGCCTATACGATTTCCTTCATCGACCGCCAGATCCTGAACCTGCTGGTCGGGCCGATCAAACGCGACCTCGGCATTTCCGATACGGAGATGAGCCTGCTGGCCGGGCTTGCCTTCGCCCTGTTCTATACGTTCCTGGGCCTGCCCATCGGCCGCATGGTGGACAAGCGCAGCCGGCGCACCATCATCGCCGTCGGCATCGTGGTGTGGAGCCTGTTTACCGCCGCCTGCGGCCTCGCCACCAAGTTCTGGCACCTGTTCCTCGCCCGGGTCGGCGTCGGTGTCGGCGAGGCGGCGCTGTCGCCCGCCGCCTATTCCCTGGTCGCCGACTATTTCCCGCCCAACCGCATGGGCACGGCCATGGGTGTCTACAACATGGGCATCTTCGTCGGCTCGGGGCTGGCCTATATCTTCGGCGGCCTCGTCATCGGCATGGTCTCGGGCACCGAGCATATGGTGCTGCCGGTGGTGGGCGAGGTCTTCGCCTGGCAGGTGGTGTTCTTCGTCGTCGGCCTGCCCGGCATCCTGGTCGCCTTGCTGATGTTCACCGTGCGCGAGCCGATCCGCCGCGGCCTCAAGGCCGTGCGCCAGGCCGACGGCACGATGAAGGCAGAAGACGTGCCGATCGGCGAGGTCATCCGCTATATCGGCGCCAATGCCTCGGCCGTGCTCTGCCACAATATCGGCTTCGCCCTGCTCGCCCTGGTCGGCTATGGCGTCGCCACCTGGCTGCCCAGCTTCTTCATCCGCGTCCATGGCTGGACCCCGGCCGAAATCGGCTTCGCCTTCGGCATCGTCCAGCTTACCGCCGGCGTCATCGGCGTGATCGGCGGCGGCTGGCTGGGCGACGTGCTGAAGGCCCGCGGCCATGCCGACGGGCGCCTGCGCGTCGGCATGATGGCGGCCGTCCTGGGCGTGCCCTTCGCCGTCGGCATGCCCATGGTCGAGGACGGCAATCTCGCCCTCGCCCTGTCCATCGGCTCGACCCTGTTCTTCACCATGTGCTTCGGCGCGGCGCCGGCCGCGATCGCCGAAATCATGCCGAACCAGATGCGCGGCCAGGCTTCGGCCGTCTATCTGTTCATCGTCAATCTGATCGGCCTCGGCCTCGGCCCGACCGCGGTGGCGCTGGCCACCGATTTCATCTTCATGGACGAGAACATGGTCGGCTATTCGCTGGCCCTGATCGGCGGCATCGCGCTGCCGATCTCGGCGCTGGTGCTGTGGCTCGGCTGCGGCCCCTATCGCCGCAGCCTCGACAAGGTGAAGGCCTATACCGCCTGA
- a CDS encoding vWA domain-containing protein has product MNRSTSSWRLALIGLGLVAGAVPAPAAEARDKAILVLDASGSMWGQIEGKAKWEIAKEAVAQLVTGWDPKIDLGLTVYGHRTKGDCNDIEDVFAPAPADAGKIKAITGGLSPKGKTPLSAAVRHAAEKLRYTEDKATVILVSDGEETCNLDPCAVAAELEAAGVGFTAHVIGFDIRNDAARQQLQCIAANTGGTYVQANDAASLNAALAEVAAATAAPAPAPAAEPRPAAQPRAAATFKPFLAEGVPLTGTPVYWSLHPDAAGSEDLADAIASDYRNAWTPDAPVAPGTYAVQVQVDGLKVQQTVTITGQKQEVPVVIGAGILTATAVEQAGGAALTGDLTWRLFDTEGNIIGYNYEPEAVFTLKPGDYRVEVARGEAKAGAAVTVKAGERPAVEIVLSAGSLELEVKPSEAEPPASQGVTWKIFREGTEDQVAYSYDGKAVFTLPPGRYTVQVWIGEATASAVVEVKPKETTRTTLVLGAGDVKPRAIFAPGAPKPTRDLSWKVFLIDPKADDRKGAQVTYSFDLEPVFHLNAGRYLLEVTSGVAVVAAEIEVKAGEQARPELNLNAGAVLGKTNAADVSWRLYKVVTAMTGMEKEQVAYAFDPAPVWIVPAGDYILEATAGDKVAEVPVTVIAGKPTQAQVTLP; this is encoded by the coding sequence ATGAACCGGTCGACATCATCCTGGCGCCTTGCGCTCATCGGCCTCGGCCTTGTCGCCGGGGCGGTCCCGGCCCCGGCGGCGGAAGCCCGCGACAAGGCCATCCTGGTGCTCGACGCCTCGGGCAGCATGTGGGGACAGATCGAGGGCAAGGCGAAATGGGAGATCGCCAAGGAGGCGGTGGCCCAGCTCGTCACCGGCTGGGACCCGAAGATCGACCTCGGCCTCACGGTCTACGGCCACCGCACCAAGGGCGACTGCAACGACATCGAGGATGTCTTCGCCCCCGCCCCGGCCGATGCCGGCAAGATCAAGGCGATCACCGGCGGGTTGAGCCCCAAGGGCAAGACGCCGCTGAGCGCCGCCGTCCGCCACGCCGCCGAAAAGCTGAGATATACCGAGGACAAGGCGACGGTCATCCTCGTCTCCGACGGGGAGGAGACCTGCAACCTCGACCCCTGCGCCGTCGCGGCGGAACTGGAGGCGGCGGGGGTCGGCTTCACCGCCCATGTCATCGGCTTCGACATCCGCAACGATGCCGCGCGCCAGCAGCTGCAATGCATCGCCGCCAATACCGGCGGCACCTATGTCCAGGCCAATGACGCCGCCAGCCTGAACGCGGCCCTGGCCGAAGTGGCGGCGGCGACCGCGGCCCCGGCCCCGGCACCCGCCGCCGAACCGCGCCCGGCCGCCCAGCCGCGCGCGGCGGCCACCTTCAAGCCCTTCCTGGCCGAAGGCGTGCCGCTGACCGGGACCCCGGTCTATTGGAGCCTGCACCCGGATGCGGCGGGCAGCGAGGACCTGGCGGATGCGATCGCCAGCGACTACCGCAACGCCTGGACCCCCGATGCCCCGGTCGCCCCCGGCACCTATGCGGTGCAGGTCCAGGTCGACGGCCTGAAGGTGCAGCAGACGGTTACGATCACGGGCCAGAAGCAGGAGGTGCCGGTCGTCATCGGCGCCGGCATCCTGACCGCGACCGCGGTCGAGCAGGCGGGCGGCGCCGCCCTGACCGGCGATCTCACCTGGCGCCTGTTCGATACCGAGGGAAATATCATCGGTTACAATTACGAACCCGAGGCGGTCTTCACCCTGAAGCCCGGCGACTACCGGGTGGAAGTCGCCCGGGGCGAGGCCAAGGCCGGCGCCGCGGTGACGGTGAAGGCCGGCGAGCGGCCGGCGGTCGAGATCGTGCTTTCGGCCGGCAGCCTCGAACTCGAGGTGAAGCCGAGCGAGGCGGAACCCCCGGCGAGCCAGGGCGTAACCTGGAAGATCTTCCGCGAAGGCACCGAGGACCAGGTCGCCTATTCCTACGACGGCAAGGCGGTCTTCACCCTGCCGCCCGGGCGTTACACGGTGCAGGTCTGGATCGGCGAGGCGACGGCCAGCGCCGTGGTCGAGGTGAAGCCGAAGGAGACCACGCGGACGACCCTGGTCCTCGGCGCGGGCGACGTGAAACCCCGGGCGATCTTCGCCCCCGGCGCGCCCAAGCCGACCCGCGACCTGTCGTGGAAAGTCTTCCTGATCGACCCGAAGGCGGACGACCGCAAGGGCGCCCAGGTCACCTATAGTTTCGACCTGGAGCCGGTCTTCCACCTGAACGCCGGCCGCTACCTGCTGGAAGTAACGAGCGGCGTTGCCGTGGTCGCGGCCGAGATCGAGGTCAAGGCGGGCGAGCAGGCGAGGCCCGAGCTGAACCTCAATGCCGGTGCCGTGCTCGGCAAGACCAATGCGGCCGACGTCTCCTGGCGGCTCTACAAGGTGGTGACCGCCATGACCGGGATGGAGAAGGAACAGGTCGCCTATGCCTTCGACCCGGCGCCGGTCTGGATCGTGCCCGCGGGCGATTACATCCTGGAAGCCACGGCCGGCGACAAGGTGGCCGAAGTCCCGGTCACGGTGATCGCCGGCAAGCCCACCCAGGCCCAGGTGACCCTGCCGTAG
- a CDS encoding DUF3592 domain-containing protein: protein MIWIPRIFFALAALFLAVAGLAVWLSSGIGLTAKATGTVIRLETSYSNSGNTRARSTLYCPIVAFTTATGQRIELDRGFCSSPAVYDVGESVEVSYDPDDPADAVYGGFFTRYLVAVIFGAFGTLLLIGASIAWILVRKAARPVREVMPLR from the coding sequence ATGATCTGGATCCCGCGCATTTTCTTCGCCTTGGCGGCGCTGTTCCTCGCCGTCGCCGGCCTTGCGGTCTGGCTGAGTTCGGGAATCGGCCTGACCGCCAAGGCGACCGGCACCGTGATCCGGCTGGAGACGAGCTACAGCAATTCGGGCAATACCCGGGCGCGTTCCACGCTTTATTGCCCGATCGTCGCCTTCACCACGGCGACCGGCCAGCGGATCGAACTGGACCGGGGCTTCTGCTCGTCCCCCGCCGTCTACGACGTGGGCGAAAGCGTCGAGGTTTCCTACGACCCGGACGATCCGGCCGACGCGGTTTACGGCGGCTTCTTCACCCGCTATCTGGTCGCCGTGATCTTCGGCGCCTTCGGCACCCTGCTCCTGATCGGGGCGAGTATCGCCTGGATATTGGTGCGGAAGGCGGCGCGCCCCGTGCGCGAGGTCATGCCGCTGCGCTGA
- a CDS encoding fused MFS/spermidine synthase: MTEVKPGFLLRDLALHGAAFFSGFITMALEMMIGRSFIPYFGGTIYTWGALIAVFLIGMTVGYVVGGRMADRHPHGRIVPVLFFLSTFAVLFVPFQGEAIINLILDHVEDLRYAALLASILLAAVPAALLAAVSPFCLRLLLDRQDHSGTVSGRLSALSTAGSIVGTLGTSFYFIPGFGMRSIYFVLAGTTLLLSVLLFLLIVARGRATGAAAVAAVVAGIAALAPPAPARAAEIAVLLALPDGELERIDSEYNTIFVEKRGSQIGLFFGYRRNRYTESVIDLHHPKALAVAYTRYMTAALAFHPQPVTRIALVGLGGGRTINYLIDSLPGASADVAELDGAVVDVAARYFGAGPTERLKIHTADGRVFLQRTRERFDLILLDAYRGPFVPFHLTTQEFYRLVQERLAPGGIVAQNVEPTTMFFDSAYATMKSVFDQVDMIEAGGNIVLVGYAGPRLTDEQLAAQAAAVQARDRLPYDLRELVKARDEVGRVGEPTILTDDFAPVESLHTIERHNEKRR; the protein is encoded by the coding sequence ATGACCGAGGTCAAACCGGGATTTCTGCTGCGCGACCTCGCCCTGCACGGGGCGGCGTTCTTTTCCGGCTTCATCACCATGGCGCTGGAAATGATGATCGGGCGCAGCTTCATCCCCTATTTCGGCGGCACCATCTATACCTGGGGCGCGCTGATCGCCGTGTTCCTGATCGGCATGACCGTCGGCTATGTCGTCGGCGGGCGCATGGCCGACCGCCATCCCCACGGTCGCATCGTGCCGGTGCTGTTCTTCCTCTCGACCTTCGCCGTCCTCTTCGTGCCGTTCCAGGGCGAGGCGATCATCAACCTGATCCTCGATCACGTCGAGGACCTGCGCTATGCCGCCCTGCTCGCCTCGATCCTGCTGGCGGCGGTGCCGGCCGCCCTGCTGGCCGCGGTCAGCCCCTTCTGCCTGCGCCTGCTGCTGGACCGCCAGGATCATTCGGGCACGGTGTCGGGGCGGCTCTCGGCCCTGTCGACCGCGGGCAGCATCGTCGGCACGCTCGGCACCAGTTTCTATTTCATTCCGGGCTTCGGCATGCGCTCGATCTATTTCGTGCTGGCGGGGACGACGCTGCTGCTGTCGGTGCTGCTGTTCCTGCTGATCGTCGCGCGCGGCCGGGCGACCGGGGCCGCCGCCGTCGCCGCGGTGGTGGCCGGGATCGCCGCCCTGGCGCCGCCGGCCCCGGCGCGGGCGGCCGAGATCGCCGTGCTGCTGGCCCTGCCGGACGGCGAACTGGAGCGGATCGATTCCGAATACAACACGATCTTCGTCGAGAAGCGGGGCAGCCAGATCGGCCTGTTCTTCGGCTATCGCCGCAACCGCTACACGGAATCGGTGATCGACCTGCACCATCCCAAGGCGCTGGCCGTCGCCTATACCCGCTATATGACCGCGGCCCTGGCCTTCCATCCGCAGCCGGTGACCCGGATCGCCCTGGTCGGCCTCGGCGGCGGGCGGACCATCAACTACCTGATCGACAGCCTGCCCGGCGCCAGCGCCGACGTGGCGGAACTCGACGGCGCCGTGGTCGATGTCGCCGCCCGCTATTTCGGCGCCGGCCCGACCGAGCGCCTGAAGATCCACACCGCCGACGGCCGCGTCTTCCTGCAGCGGACGCGGGAACGCTTCGACCTCATCCTGCTCGATGCCTATCGCGGGCCCTTCGTGCCCTTTCACCTGACCACCCAGGAATTCTACCGCCTGGTGCAGGAACGGCTGGCCCCCGGCGGCATCGTCGCCCAGAACGTGGAACCGACCACCATGTTCTTCGACAGTGCCTATGCCACCATGAAATCGGTCTTCGACCAGGTCGACATGATCGAGGCGGGCGGCAATATCGTTCTCGTCGGCTATGCCGGGCCGCGGCTGACGGACGAGCAGCTGGCCGCCCAGGCCGCCGCCGTCCAGGCCCGCGACCGCCTGCCCTACGACCTGCGCGAACTGGTCAAGGCCCGGGACGAGGTCGGCCGGGTGGGCGAGCCGACCATCCTGACCGACGATTTCGCCCCGGTCGAAAGCCTGCACACGATCGAAAGGCACAACGAAAAGCGTCGGTAG
- a CDS encoding SMP-30/gluconolactonase/LRE family protein — translation MSVLARRAWRAAALAVAVLAAGPAAGGGARHFTPAQVLNPDARYPEGPQLLADGSLLSSEMPRDRVVRSAPAGTAAVWSEPGCGPTSVKRLPQGGYWVLCHLGHHVVRLGEDFTTIATVAAADDGSRITWPNDASVDAGGNLFLSSSGLFDDRAPATGRLIRIAAADNRAQVLAGGIRYANGVLVQAAAGRVLVSEHLGGRVLAFPLLGPDRVGPPVVFFDFAGLPPVMRPYDLGGPDGIAAFADGEILVANYGNGRLIHLSARGDLLGIVPVDLRFVTNMAIAPDRRSLYVTMTRDNSNPRLDGVIQRFAVEGRE, via the coding sequence GTGTCCGTGCTTGCGCGCCGGGCTTGGCGGGCCGCCGCCCTCGCCGTGGCCGTGCTGGCGGCGGGGCCCGCCGCCGGCGGCGGCGCCCGGCATTTCACCCCGGCCCAGGTGCTGAACCCCGACGCCCGCTATCCGGAGGGGCCGCAACTGCTGGCGGACGGCAGCCTGCTGTCGTCCGAAATGCCCCGGGACCGGGTGGTGCGCAGCGCGCCCGCCGGCACCGCCGCCGTCTGGTCCGAGCCGGGCTGCGGCCCGACCTCGGTGAAGCGCCTACCCCAGGGCGGCTATTGGGTGCTGTGCCACCTCGGCCATCACGTCGTCCGCCTGGGCGAGGATTTCACCACCATCGCCACCGTCGCGGCCGCCGACGACGGCAGCCGCATCACCTGGCCGAACGATGCCTCGGTCGATGCCGGCGGCAATCTCTTCCTCTCGTCGTCCGGCCTGTTCGACGACCGCGCCCCGGCCACCGGGCGCCTGATCCGGATCGCCGCCGCCGACAACCGGGCCCAGGTCCTGGCCGGGGGCATCCGCTATGCCAACGGCGTTCTGGTGCAGGCGGCGGCGGGCCGGGTCCTCGTTTCCGAACATCTGGGCGGGCGGGTGCTGGCCTTTCCCCTGCTCGGGCCCGACCGGGTGGGGCCGCCCGTCGTCTTCTTCGATTTCGCCGGCCTGCCGCCGGTGATGCGGCCCTATGACCTGGGCGGGCCGGACGGCATCGCCGCCTTCGCCGACGGCGAGATCCTGGTCGCCAATTACGGCAACGGCCGGCTGATCCATCTCTCCGCCCGGGGCGACTTGCTCGGCATCGTGCCGGTGGATCTGCGCTTCGTCACCAACATGGCCATTGCCCCGGACCGGCGAAGCCTCTACGTCACCATGACCAGGGACAACAGCAACCCCCGGCTGGACGGCGTCATCCAGCGTTTCGCGGTCGAGGGGCGGGAGTAA
- a CDS encoding DUF4870 family protein translates to MTTLPPALPDQREEDLRTLAMIAHGCMAASFLNGITFFIAVIIAYVKRAEAAGTPYESHFASVIRTFWIGFVLSVIGILTSVIFVGLFILFGTFIYVLVKAVIGLIKASERKPL, encoded by the coding sequence ATGACCACCCTGCCCCCGGCCCTGCCCGACCAGCGCGAGGAAGACCTGCGCACCCTGGCGATGATCGCCCACGGCTGCATGGCGGCGAGTTTCCTCAACGGCATCACTTTCTTCATCGCCGTCATCATCGCCTATGTGAAACGGGCGGAGGCCGCCGGCACGCCCTACGAAAGCCACTTCGCGTCGGTCATCAGGACGTTCTGGATCGGCTTCGTGCTTTCGGTCATCGGCATCCTGACCTCGGTGATCTTCGTCGGCCTGTTCATCCTGTTCGGCACCTTCATCTATGTCCTGGTCAAGGCGGTGATCGGCCTGATCAAGGCATCGGAACGCAAGCCCCTGTAA
- a CDS encoding Hcp family type VI secretion system effector has product MALYMKFGAVKGDVTEKGHEQWLLIESISLGFSRYLTSAVGAGQNREGSTPDFQDIHITRMTDRSTPELMKEALHGGKGVEVTFDFTTSDKDPFVYYQVKLFDVLIGSYQQSGSGGGAGNRPVDSISLNFRKFEAKYVQKKIDGTPGESKLAGYDLSKAVAHL; this is encoded by the coding sequence ATGGCTCTCTATATGAAATTCGGTGCGGTGAAGGGTGACGTTACGGAAAAGGGTCACGAGCAGTGGCTGCTGATCGAGTCGATCTCGCTCGGCTTCAGCCGCTACCTGACCTCGGCGGTCGGCGCCGGCCAGAACCGTGAAGGTTCGACCCCCGACTTCCAGGACATCCACATCACCCGCATGACCGACCGTTCGACGCCGGAACTGATGAAGGAAGCCCTTCACGGCGGCAAGGGCGTGGAAGTCACCTTCGACTTCACGACCTCGGACAAGGACCCGTTCGTGTACTACCAGGTGAAGCTGTTCGACGTGCTGATCGGTTCGTACCAGCAGTCGGGCTCGGGCGGCGGCGCGGGCAACCGTCCGGTCGACTCGATCTCGCTGAACTTCCGCAAGTTCGAAGCGAAGTATGTTCAGAAGAAGATCGACGGCACCCCGGGCGAATCCAAGCTCGCCGGCTACGACCTCTCGAAGGCCGTCGCGCACCTCTGA
- a CDS encoding META domain-containing protein: MQRKFVALAATMILTAACESLPAAGGPGLSGTTWQLETLGGQPVPADNIPTLAIAEDGRVSGFAGCNRYMGGTTIAGDKLSFTQMASTRMACLNVTIELDYLASLENVAAYRIEDGRLSLIDAVGHVLSTYRPGA, translated from the coding sequence ATGCAACGAAAATTCGTGGCCCTGGCGGCCACCATGATCCTGACCGCGGCCTGCGAAAGCCTGCCGGCTGCGGGCGGTCCCGGCCTGTCCGGCACGACATGGCAATTGGAAACCCTGGGCGGGCAGCCGGTCCCGGCCGACAATATCCCGACGCTGGCGATCGCCGAGGACGGCCGGGTCTCGGGCTTTGCCGGCTGCAACCGCTATATGGGCGGCACCACCATCGCCGGCGACAAACTGAGCTTCACCCAGATGGCCTCGACCCGGATGGCCTGCCTCAATGTCACGATCGAACTGGATTACCTGGCCAGCCTCGAGAATGTCGCCGCCTATCGGATCGAGGACGGCCGGCTGAGCCTGATCGATGCCGTCGGCCACGTCCTGTCGACCTATCGCCCCGGCGCCTGA
- a CDS encoding sulfonate ABC transporter substrate-binding protein — protein sequence MTSTITRQGRITRRHVLAGGTALAAGLAAGLPRGARAADKVIRIGYQKYGSLVLLKGKGALEPALKDLGFSVTWTEFAAGPQLLEALNVGAIDFGTVGEAPPIFAQAAGAPLLYVANEPPAPEGEAILVPKDSPLKTVADLKGKRVAFNKGSNVQFLVVKALRANGLDYKDIEPVYLPPADARAAFEKGAIDAWAIWDPFQAAAEAAIGARTLVNGVGLVANHQFYLAEQKFTDANPQVVDAVLKGLYDIGEEVRADPEAAAKKLSPNVGIPAPVLAIAIRRQAFGLKPLTPEVVEAQQAIADTFFELGLLPKAIKVADVVRKAAS from the coding sequence ATGACCAGCACCATCACTCGCCAGGGCCGCATCACCCGGCGCCATGTCCTTGCCGGGGGCACCGCCCTCGCCGCCGGCCTTGCGGCCGGCCTGCCGCGCGGGGCCCGCGCCGCCGACAAGGTCATCCGCATCGGCTATCAGAAATACGGCTCGCTCGTGCTCCTGAAGGGCAAGGGTGCGCTGGAGCCGGCCTTGAAGGACCTCGGCTTCTCGGTCACCTGGACCGAATTCGCCGCCGGTCCCCAGCTGCTGGAAGCGCTGAACGTCGGCGCCATCGATTTCGGCACGGTGGGCGAAGCGCCGCCGATCTTCGCCCAGGCGGCCGGCGCGCCCCTGCTCTATGTCGCCAACGAGCCGCCGGCGCCCGAGGGCGAGGCGATCCTGGTGCCGAAGGACAGCCCGCTGAAGACCGTGGCCGACCTGAAGGGCAAGCGCGTCGCCTTCAACAAGGGCTCGAACGTGCAGTTCCTGGTGGTGAAGGCCCTGCGCGCCAACGGCCTCGACTATAAGGATATCGAGCCGGTCTACCTGCCGCCGGCGGATGCCCGCGCCGCCTTCGAGAAGGGCGCGATCGATGCCTGGGCGATCTGGGACCCGTTCCAGGCCGCGGCCGAGGCGGCGATCGGCGCCCGCACCCTGGTGAACGGCGTCGGCCTCGTCGCCAACCATCAGTTCTATCTGGCGGAGCAGAAATTCACCGACGCCAATCCCCAGGTCGTCGACGCGGTGCTGAAGGGTCTTTACGACATCGGCGAGGAAGTCCGCGCCGATCCGGAAGCGGCGGCGAAGAAACTGTCGCCCAACGTCGGCATCCCGGCGCCGGTGCTGGCCATCGCCATCCGCCGCCAGGCCTTCGGCCTGAAGCCGCTGACGCCCGAGGTGGTCGAGGCGCAGCAGGCGATCGCGGACACATTCTTCGAGCTTGGCCTGCTGCCCAAGGCGATCAAGGTCGCCGACGTCGTGCGCAAGGCCGCCTCGTGA
- the ssuC gene encoding aliphatic sulfonate ABC transporter permease SsuC: protein MSTRRRLTGLGGALAAWAVPVLALVVWEAAARAGWIESRTLPAPSAVAAAFWSSIEDGSLFTHAAISTERALKGLAIGGGIGLLLGIINGAFPVAEKFLDSSVQMLRNVPHLAIIPMVILWFGIDEEAKIFLVSIGVMFPIYLNTFHGIRTVDRGLVEMGRVYGLSRFELYWRIILPGALPSILVGLRYALGIMWLTLIVAETISATSGIGYMTMNAREFLQTDVVVLGVIVYALLGKLADVATRLLEHWALAWHPAYVRVKEPA, encoded by the coding sequence GTGAGTACCCGGCGGCGACTGACGGGCCTCGGCGGCGCCCTGGCCGCCTGGGCCGTGCCGGTGCTGGCCCTGGTGGTCTGGGAGGCGGCGGCCCGCGCCGGCTGGATCGAATCCCGCACCCTGCCGGCGCCCAGCGCGGTCGCCGCCGCCTTCTGGAGCAGCATCGAGGACGGCAGCCTGTTCACCCATGCCGCGATCTCGACCGAGCGGGCCCTCAAGGGGCTCGCCATCGGCGGCGGCATCGGGCTCTTGCTCGGGATCATCAACGGCGCCTTCCCGGTGGCCGAGAAATTCCTCGATTCCTCGGTGCAGATGCTGCGCAACGTGCCGCATCTCGCCATCATTCCCATGGTCATCCTGTGGTTCGGCATCGACGAGGAGGCGAAGATCTTCCTGGTCTCGATCGGGGTCATGTTCCCGATCTACCTGAACACGTTCCACGGCATCCGCACGGTGGACCGCGGCCTGGTCGAAATGGGGCGGGTCTACGGCCTGTCCCGTTTCGAACTGTACTGGCGGATCATCCTGCCCGGGGCGCTGCCCTCGATCCTGGTCGGGCTGCGTTACGCCCTCGGCATCATGTGGCTGACCCTGATCGTGGCCGAGACCATCTCCGCGACCTCGGGCATCGGCTATATGACCATGAACGCCCGCGAATTCCTGCAGACCGACGTCGTCGTCCTCGGCGTCATCGTCTATGCCCTGCTCGGCAAGCTGGCGGATGTCGCCACCCGCCTGCTCGAACATTGGGCGCTCGCCTGGCATCCCGCCTATGTCCGCGTGAAGGAGCCCGCCTGA